A region of Haliotis asinina isolate JCU_RB_2024 chromosome 7, JCU_Hal_asi_v2, whole genome shotgun sequence DNA encodes the following proteins:
- the LOC137292140 gene encoding uncharacterized protein gives MGLVLYAVSVLGMCVTCISTQAVPKAEDCAASSSCPAPGGGCVALGDPFILNPCTNLTCTVEDNIFGLRGTMRCVTTAGDCKDIGETYAFNACTTLTCSLTNNYLRFTGDYKCAHGADCYEEGAKKTFGNCQYSCSVESVVGFVKEDADCV, from the exons ATGGGTCTGGTATTGTATGCAGTCAGCGTCCTCGGCATGTGCGTGACATGTATATCCACTCAAGCAGTTCCGAAAG CAGAGGACTGTGCTGCAAGTAGCT CATGTCCTGCGCCGGGTGGCGGTTGTGTTGCCCTTGGTGACCCTTTCATCCTGAACCCCTGCACAAACCTGACTTGCACAGTTGAGGACAACATCTTTGGACTCCGCGGGACAATGA GATGTGTGACAACAGCGGGAGACTGTAAAGACATTGGCGAAACATACGCTTTCAATGCATGTACAACTCTGACCTGCAGTTTGACAAACAACTACCTCAGATTTACAGGTGACTACA AATGTGCACATGGAGCCGACTGCTACGAGGAGGGAGCAAAGAAGACATTTGGGAATTGTCAGTATTCATGTTCTGTCGAAAGCGTGGTCGGCTTCGTCAAGGAGGACGCAG ACTGCGTATAG
- the LOC137292139 gene encoding uncharacterized protein yields MAVSLQAVCALALCLAYVGTHVIKRETTCAANNSCPEPRGGCVPLNQTYELSHCSKLTCTLESGVYWLRGNMGCATLAGSCVNVGQIYSYNACTNVTCTYVNSSLIFKGTYYCAHGDPISCYGQGANLTINGCRHTCVLSGNTIGFMKINSNCG; encoded by the exons ATGGCTGTGAGCCTCCAGGCAGTGTGCGCGCTCGCCTTGTGTCTCGCCTATGTCGGCACCCATGTGATCAAGAGAG AGACTACATGTGCAGCCAATAACT CCTGTCCTGAACCCCGGGGTGGATGTGTCCCTCTCAACCAAACCTACGAACTAAGCCATTGTTCTAAGCTGACTTGTACTTTGGAGTCCGGTGTTTATTGGCTCCGCGGTAATATGG GATGTGCCACACTAGCTGGGAGTTGCGTCAACGTTGGCCAGATATATTCATACAACGCCTGTACAAACGTCACCTGCACATACGTTAATTCGTCTCTCATATTCAAGGGCACATATT attgtGCCCATGGTGACCCTATATCTTGCTATGGACAAGGTGCTAATTTAACCATCAACGGTTGCAGACACACGTGTGTGCTCAGTGGCAACACCATCGGCTTCATGAAAATCAACTCCA ATTGTGGATAG